The Pseudomonadota bacterium region GCCCGCGTCGACCTGCGCGAGCGACGACAGCAGGCGATCGGTCACCTGCGTGGCCAGATCACGCACGTCGCGCACCGATGCGACGATGTGCACGAGCTCGTAGAGCGTAACGTTCTCGGAGGTCGCTTCGCGCAGGCGCTGGTTCTGCAAAGCCAGCAGCCCGCCGAGGATGGCGCTCGCGCTCGTGCTGTCCTGTTGCAGGAAGCGCTCGAAGTCGGCGCGGTAGATCTTGAGCAGATGAACCTCGCCTCGGGCCAGCACGCTCGCGGCGCGGGGCTTGTTGTCGAACAGCGCCATCTCGCCGATGATGTCGCCCGCGTCACAGATGGCGATGTCCTTCACACGGCCGTCGCTGTCGAGGCGCTTCTGCACGACGACCTGGCCCTCCAGGATGAAGCACATCGAATCGCCGGCCTCGCCCTCGGTGAAGATCGTCGCGCCCGCATCGTGACGCTCTTCGCGCGCAAGCCGGGTCAGCTGTGCGAGAACCCCGTCATCGAGACGGTTCAGGGCAGGTACGGCGCGAAGCCGCTGCAGGTTCGATTCATCAGCCATAGCGGCTCTCCAGGCCTCTTTTGGCTGCAGGGGCCTCGCTCGGGGGAGACGCGCCCGCGGCTTCCGCGCGTTCGCCGGCGGCCTGCTCAGAGAACCGCTGGGTCTGCATCTTCAGCCGCAGGTCGCCAGGGTTGTTGCTCACCGCCAGTGCATCGTCTTCCTCGATGCGCCCTTCGCTCCAGAGGTGGAGAAGGTGCTGGTTCATCGAGCGCATGCCGTAGAAGTCGCCCGAGTCTTCGATGGCCTTGTCCATCTGGCCGATCTTGCCTTCTTCGATCAGCTTCTTGATGGTGGG contains the following coding sequences:
- a CDS encoding cyclic nucleotide-binding domain-containing protein encodes the protein MADESNLQRLRAVPALNRLDDGVLAQLTRLAREERHDAGATIFTEGEAGDSMCFILEGQVVVQKRLDSDGRVKDIAICDAGDIIGEMALFDNKPRAASVLARGEVHLLKIYRADFERFLQQDSTSASAILGGLLALQNQRLREATSENVTLYELVHIVASVRDVRDLATQVTDRLLSSLAQVDAGAFCHWTPYLDTCEVLTVRGASSADAAVLSISRTGPIAHALRENLEPFSPGPLEPDHPVRRLFRIEARDHILAVGLTHGDDLLGYIVLIGRDTPFTSSQRIVLSAVAAPVASALMNSRYATDEQARERLQAARLNQQRR